A single uncultured Methanobrevibacter sp. DNA region contains:
- the pcn gene encoding proliferating cell nuclear antigen (pcna), which produces MFKAELSDSNILKTSFDAISSIVDEVQIQTDSEGMRLDALDRSHITFVHLELKSSLFDEYVCDVPEKINIDTDEFMRVLKRAKSQDRVLMSVDDNNFIITFEGDATRTFKIRLIDIEYDNPVPPSIEHPTNFKVRFSILKDSINDIDIFSDKIILEVDEDYFIASADGEFGDASIKYLHGENIQEHAKALFSLDKIREMLKADKFSEEAEISLGTDMPLSLTLNMVTGDGKLSFLLAPRLETDE; this is translated from the coding sequence ATGTTTAAAGCAGAATTAAGTGATTCTAATATATTAAAAACCAGTTTTGATGCTATTTCATCAATTGTTGATGAAGTACAAATTCAAACTGATAGTGAAGGCATGAGATTAGATGCCTTAGACCGTAGTCACATAACTTTCGTACATTTAGAGTTAAAATCTAGTTTATTTGATGAATATGTTTGTGATGTTCCTGAAAAAATCAACATAGATACTGATGAGTTCATGAGAGTACTTAAACGTGCTAAATCTCAGGATAGGGTTTTAATGTCTGTAGATGATAATAATTTCATCATTACTTTTGAAGGGGACGCTACTAGGACTTTTAAAATTAGATTAATAGATATTGAATATGATAACCCAGTCCCACCAAGTATTGAACACCCAACTAACTTCAAAGTTCGTTTCTCAATCTTAAAAGACAGTATTAATGATATTGATATATTTTCAGACAAAATTATACTTGAAGTTGATGAAGATTACTTTATCGCATCTGCTGACGGTGAATTCGGTGATGCAAGCATCAAATATCTTCACGGTGAAAATATTCAAGAACATGCAAAAGCTTTATTCTCATTGGATAAGATTAGAGAAATGCTTAAAGCAGATAAATTTTCAGAGGAAGCTGAAATTAGTTTAGGTACTGATATGCCATTAAGTTTAACTCTTAATATGGTTACTGGTGACGGTAAACTTAGTTTCTTGCTTGCTCCTAGATTAGAAACAGATGAATAA
- the trpA gene encoding tryptophan synthase subunit alpha, giving the protein MSKIANAFKNGKAFIGFLTAGDPSIEKTVEFILAMEEAGCDLIEIGIPFSDPMAEGVVIQDANVRALKHNTTTDDVFDIVKAVRTKSDVPLVFLTYINPVFFYGYEKFFKKCNELGVDGIISPDLPYEEKGEIVDIARKNDVDVISLIAPTSKERIQKIACDASGFIYVVSSLGVTGMRSEIKTDLKSILEDIRDVTDLPLAVGFGINTPEQARNIGEIADGVIVGSAIVKIIEEHGEDATSVLKEYVSSMKKACN; this is encoded by the coding sequence ATGAGTAAGATTGCTAATGCATTCAAAAATGGAAAAGCATTTATCGGATTTTTGACTGCTGGAGACCCAAGCATAGAAAAAACAGTTGAATTCATATTGGCTATGGAAGAAGCAGGATGTGATTTGATAGAAATAGGCATTCCATTTTCAGACCCTATGGCAGAAGGTGTTGTAATTCAGGATGCAAATGTGCGTGCATTAAAACACAATACAACAACCGATGATGTTTTTGATATAGTAAAAGCGGTTCGCACTAAAAGTGATGTTCCCCTGGTATTCCTGACTTATATTAATCCTGTTTTCTTTTATGGTTATGAAAAATTCTTTAAGAAATGTAATGAGTTAGGTGTTGACGGCATTATCTCTCCTGATTTGCCTTATGAGGAAAAAGGGGAAATTGTCGATATTGCCCGCAAAAATGATGTTGATGTTATATCATTAATTGCTCCAACTTCCAAAGAAAGAATTCAAAAGATTGCCTGTGATGCAAGTGGTTTTATTTATGTGGTTTCATCATTGGGAGTTACAGGAATGAGATCTGAAATAAAAACAGATTTAAAGTCAATTTTAGAAGATATTCGTGATGTAACAGACTTGCCATTGGCTGTTGGATTTGGCATCAATACTCCCGAACAGGCTAGAAATATCGGTGAAATTGCTGATGGGGTTATTGTTGGCAGTGCTATTGTAAAAATAATTGAGGAACATGGTGAAGATGCAACATCTGTATTGAAAGAGTATGTTTCAAGCATGAAAAAGGCTTGCAATTAA